A single Polynucleobacter acidiphobus DNA region contains:
- the grxD gene encoding Grx4 family monothiol glutaredoxin: MSDTQAKIKEIVTSHPVVLFMKGTAQFPQCGFSGNAVNILRACGLETLHTVNVFDDEAIRQGIKEYANWPTIPQLYVNGEFIGGSDIMTEMYQSGELKKLLGL; this comes from the coding sequence ATGAGTGATACCCAAGCCAAGATCAAAGAAATTGTGACCAGCCATCCCGTGGTCCTGTTTATGAAGGGTACCGCACAGTTCCCACAATGCGGCTTCTCGGGTAATGCCGTAAATATCTTACGTGCCTGTGGCCTAGAGACCTTACATACCGTCAATGTCTTTGATGATGAAGCCATTCGCCAAGGTATTAAAGAGTATGCAAACTGGCCAACTATCCCGCAGCTTTATGTCAATGGCGAGTTCATTGGTGGCTCAGACATCATGACCGAGATGTACCAAAGCGGCGAACTCAAAAAACTCCTCGGTCTTTGA
- the prmC gene encoding peptide chain release factor N(5)-glutamine methyltransferase, with amino-acid sequence MANTIAALLEGTRLNKTDAKVLLAHLLNKHLGWPRSALISRDQEPLPDELLIAWKSLEAQRISGVPVAYLTGVKAFHGIELKVNETVLIPRPETELLVDLALEEIQRIHSDYPNQTIQILDLGTGSGAIALAVAHECSISKAPINLGILGVDQASDAIELACENAKALGLNHLVEFLLSNWYDAIPDRYQTAFDVIVSNPPYIQKDDPHLQEGDLRFEPKAALTDDGDGLSCIREIVNHAHHYLKPGGLIAIEHSYDQAAEVATLLENHSFHDIGAIADLAGHLRVTRARK; translated from the coding sequence ATGGCCAACACGATTGCCGCTCTCCTTGAGGGCACAAGACTCAATAAAACCGATGCCAAGGTGCTACTGGCGCATTTGCTTAACAAACATCTAGGGTGGCCCCGCTCGGCTCTGATTTCTAGAGATCAAGAACCGCTCCCTGATGAACTTCTCATCGCCTGGAAATCCCTAGAAGCCCAGCGTATATCTGGGGTGCCCGTGGCTTACCTCACAGGAGTGAAAGCTTTTCATGGAATTGAACTCAAGGTCAACGAAACGGTATTAATCCCCCGCCCAGAGACCGAGCTCTTGGTGGATCTTGCACTAGAAGAAATACAGCGTATTCATTCGGACTATCCCAATCAAACGATTCAGATTCTGGATTTGGGGACGGGCTCTGGAGCGATTGCCCTAGCGGTTGCCCATGAATGCTCCATCAGTAAAGCGCCGATTAATTTAGGTATTCTAGGGGTTGATCAAGCGAGTGATGCGATTGAACTTGCTTGCGAGAATGCCAAAGCTTTGGGACTTAATCATTTAGTCGAGTTTTTACTAAGCAATTGGTATGACGCAATACCTGATCGATACCAAACCGCATTTGATGTGATCGTCAGCAATCCTCCCTACATTCAAAAGGACGACCCCCATTTGCAAGAGGGCGATCTACGCTTTGAGCCCAAAGCAGCCCTCACCGATGATGGCGATGGCCTGTCGTGCATTCGGGAGATTGTTAATCACGCCCATCATTACTTAAAACCTGGTGGCCTGATTGCCATCGAGCATAGCTATGATCAGGCAGCTGAAGTTGCTACGCTCCTAGAAAACCATAGCTTTCATGACATTGGCGCCATTGCTGATCTAGCCGGGCATTTACGAGTCACGCGGGCCAGAAAATAA
- the prfA gene encoding peptide chain release factor 1, with product MKSSMRTKLEHLDARLAELNTILMQEDSAKDMDVYRKLTREHADISTVVEQFGLYKKAEADAKAASEMRLDPEMKDFADEEEKDAQARMAELEKSLQTLLLPKDEDDGRNIFLEIRAGTGGDESALFAADLLRMYSRFAERQGWKTEIVSQAESDLGGYKEVIVRLAGNDVYAKMKFESGGHRVQRVPQTETQGRIHTSACTVAVMPEVDEIESVKINPAEIRIDTFRASGAGGQHINKTDSAVRITHLPTGIVVECQDDRSQHRNKDQAMKVLVSRIMDAQRHAQQQEQAQTRKSLVGSGDRSDRIRTYNFPQGRITDHRINLTLYKIDAMMDGDIGDLLNALAAEHQAELLAAMGDA from the coding sequence ATGAAATCCAGCATGCGTACCAAGCTGGAGCATCTGGATGCCCGTTTGGCTGAACTCAATACCATTTTGATGCAAGAAGACTCCGCAAAGGATATGGATGTCTATCGCAAACTCACGCGTGAGCATGCTGATATTTCAACGGTGGTGGAACAGTTTGGGCTTTACAAAAAAGCTGAGGCGGATGCAAAAGCTGCCAGCGAAATGCGCCTTGACCCTGAAATGAAGGACTTTGCCGACGAAGAGGAAAAAGATGCACAAGCACGCATGGCCGAGCTTGAGAAAAGCTTGCAAACCCTTTTGCTGCCCAAGGATGAAGACGATGGGCGCAATATCTTCTTAGAGATCCGAGCGGGCACTGGTGGCGACGAAAGTGCCTTATTTGCAGCTGATTTACTGCGCATGTATTCCCGTTTTGCCGAGCGTCAGGGCTGGAAAACTGAGATAGTCAGTCAAGCCGAATCGGATCTTGGGGGCTATAAAGAGGTCATTGTTCGGTTAGCTGGCAATGACGTATACGCGAAGATGAAGTTTGAGTCTGGTGGCCATCGGGTACAGCGCGTCCCACAAACCGAGACTCAGGGACGGATTCATACGTCGGCCTGTACGGTTGCGGTAATGCCCGAGGTAGATGAAATTGAGAGCGTCAAAATTAATCCAGCCGAGATCCGCATCGACACCTTTCGGGCATCGGGCGCTGGTGGACAACATATCAATAAAACAGATTCCGCAGTACGGATCACTCATCTTCCTACCGGAATAGTGGTGGAGTGCCAAGACGATCGCAGCCAACATCGCAATAAAGATCAAGCCATGAAAGTCCTGGTCTCACGCATCATGGATGCCCAGCGACACGCTCAGCAGCAAGAACAAGCCCAAACCCGTAAATCCTTAGTGGGTAGCGGCGATCGCAGTGACCGTATCCGCACTTATAACTTCCCCCAAGGCCGAATTACCGATCATCGCATTAATCTCACCCTCTACAAAATTGATGCCATGATGGACGGCGATATTGGCGATTTATTAAATGCTCTGGCAGCAGAACATCAAGCTGAACTCTTAGCCGCCATGGGCGATGCGTAA
- the hemA gene encoding glutamyl-tRNA reductase: MKLLTLGINHHTAPVAVREKVAFDPEGLLDALSDLRSHLGGVNRGGMPEATILSTCNRTELYCAANDPASEGEFHEATFDWLAKSQNLAPSVLQPHIYTLPQSDAVRHAFRVACGLDSMVIGETQILGQMKDAVRTANEAGALGTYLNQLFQKTFSVAKEVRGSTEIGAHSISMAAASVRLAERIFASIGEQKILFIGAGEMITLCATHFVARKPRGAAIANRTVERGQELADSISAQNIEAESFRLNDLPTRLHEFDIIVSSTASPLPIIGLGMVESALKLRRRKPMVMIDLAVPRDFEPEIARLNDVYLYTVDDLGTMAQAGANLRQAAVSQAEIIIEERVSNFMHWLQGRNAVPLIQDLQLQGDRLRQIELERALKRLVRGEDPQDVLNAMAQGLTNKFLHGSLHALQHASGSERDALLKLLPKLFATHSSDKNNPTDSH, translated from the coding sequence ATGAAGCTGTTGACTTTGGGCATTAACCATCACACAGCGCCAGTTGCCGTTCGGGAAAAAGTGGCTTTTGATCCCGAGGGTCTGCTTGACGCATTATCCGACCTACGCTCCCATTTGGGTGGCGTTAATCGTGGCGGCATGCCTGAGGCAACCATTCTTTCGACCTGCAATCGCACCGAACTCTACTGCGCCGCTAATGATCCTGCCTCCGAGGGTGAGTTTCATGAGGCAACGTTTGATTGGTTAGCCAAAAGCCAAAATTTGGCCCCCAGCGTTTTACAACCTCATATCTACACACTACCCCAATCAGACGCAGTACGTCATGCGTTTCGAGTGGCTTGTGGCTTAGATTCGATGGTGATTGGTGAGACCCAAATCCTAGGCCAAATGAAGGATGCGGTTCGCACTGCTAATGAGGCTGGCGCACTAGGAACCTATCTCAATCAACTCTTTCAGAAAACCTTCTCGGTTGCTAAAGAGGTACGTGGTTCAACCGAAATTGGCGCACATTCCATTTCAATGGCTGCCGCATCGGTTCGCTTAGCCGAGCGCATCTTTGCATCGATTGGCGAACAGAAAATTCTGTTTATCGGTGCCGGTGAAATGATCACCCTCTGCGCCACCCACTTCGTCGCTCGCAAACCCCGCGGTGCAGCGATTGCAAATCGTACCGTAGAGCGTGGACAAGAACTGGCGGACTCGATCTCAGCCCAAAACATCGAAGCGGAGTCCTTTCGTCTCAATGACCTGCCAACACGCCTACATGAGTTTGACATTATTGTCTCGTCTACCGCTAGCCCGCTACCCATTATTGGCTTGGGGATGGTGGAAAGTGCCCTAAAGCTCAGGCGTCGCAAGCCCATGGTGATGATTGATCTGGCAGTGCCGCGTGACTTTGAACCCGAGATTGCTCGCTTAAACGATGTGTATCTCTACACGGTGGATGACCTAGGCACCATGGCCCAAGCCGGTGCCAATTTACGTCAAGCCGCAGTAAGCCAAGCCGAGATCATCATTGAAGAGCGTGTGAGTAATTTCATGCACTGGTTACAAGGTCGTAATGCCGTACCTTTAATCCAAGATCTCCAATTGCAAGGTGATCGCCTGCGACAAATTGAGCTAGAACGCGCACTGAAACGCTTAGTTCGCGGTGAGGACCCACAAGATGTACTCAATGCCATGGCCCAGGGTCTTACTAATAAGTTCTTACATGGCTCATTACATGCCTTGCAGCACGCCAGCGGTTCGGAGCGTGACGCTCTACTGAAATTACTTCCCAAGTTATTTGCCACCCACTCCAGCGATAAAAATAATCCGACCGATAGCCATTAG
- a CDS encoding ribbon-helix-helix domain-containing protein, producing MTTMNISLPNSMKIFVDQQVSSRGYGTSSEYLRELIRKEQERNVLRELLLAGASSKPVQEINSGYFDGLRKKAKKLASS from the coding sequence ATGACAACAATGAATATTTCCCTACCTAACTCAATGAAAATATTTGTTGATCAGCAGGTTAGTAGTCGAGGGTATGGAACAAGTAGTGAGTACTTGAGAGAACTTATTCGCAAGGAGCAAGAAAGAAACGTCTTAAGAGAATTGCTGCTTGCAGGGGCCTCATCGAAACCGGTTCAAGAGATTAATTCTGGATATTTTGATGGGTTAAGAAAAAAAGCAAAGAAATTAGCTTCTAGTTGA
- a CDS encoding type II toxin-antitoxin system RelE/ParE family toxin, translating to MISKKLILLDFANRDADKIIKDTVCDYGLAASLKLIDELEKSLRRIGRYPKLGSLRIGQEISFDNLRSYALKKAPYIIFYLEHEEYIGVIRILHQKQDIPFWLENLG from the coding sequence TTGATCTCAAAAAAATTAATACTTCTAGATTTTGCGAATAGAGATGCTGACAAGATTATCAAAGACACTGTCTGCGATTATGGCCTGGCTGCCTCATTGAAATTAATTGATGAACTTGAAAAATCTTTAAGACGAATAGGCCGTTATCCAAAATTAGGCTCCTTAAGAATTGGTCAGGAAATTAGTTTTGATAACTTAAGGTCGTATGCACTCAAAAAAGCGCCATATATTATTTTTTATTTAGAACATGAAGAATACATTGGTGTGATACGAATACTTCACCAAAAACAAGATATTCCCTTTTGGCTTGAGAATTTGGGCTGA
- a CDS encoding uracil-DNA glycosylase, with amino-acid sequence MDLRQFIPDDWQFLLNNYLQSSDWQSLSETFAKEYQQHGDAIRPDRERIFNALHLTPVNQVKVVILGQDPYHSPGLAQGLAFSVPKDIPLQSKQFPSSLRNINKALALERFGSLKSGDLTHWANQGVLLLNTALSVRLGEANSHAQLGWKSLVIEIIQKLSQQPNLVWMLWGGHAQSMEEYIHNPDQHLILKSSHPSGLGVYKTQQPFIYPGDQKSCGHFTKANAYLTSINMETIDWV; translated from the coding sequence ATGGATCTAAGGCAGTTCATACCTGATGATTGGCAATTCCTACTCAATAACTATCTGCAATCAAGTGATTGGCAATCCCTATCTGAAACGTTTGCTAAAGAGTATCAACAACACGGCGATGCGATTCGACCGGATCGAGAGCGGATCTTCAATGCTTTGCATCTCACACCGGTCAATCAAGTAAAGGTTGTCATTTTGGGACAAGATCCCTATCACTCTCCAGGGCTGGCGCAAGGCTTAGCATTTTCAGTCCCCAAGGATATTCCACTGCAGTCCAAACAGTTTCCGAGCTCATTACGCAATATCAATAAAGCATTAGCCCTTGAACGGTTTGGATCCCTCAAGAGTGGCGATTTAACTCACTGGGCTAATCAAGGGGTATTGTTATTAAACACTGCCCTCTCCGTTCGACTAGGTGAAGCGAACTCGCATGCGCAATTGGGATGGAAATCTCTTGTGATTGAGATCATTCAAAAACTCTCTCAACAACCCAATCTTGTTTGGATGCTTTGGGGTGGCCATGCGCAATCCATGGAAGAATATATTCATAATCCCGATCAACACCTCATCCTGAAATCTTCCCACCCCTCAGGCCTTGGAGTCTACAAAACACAACAACCATTTATCTACCCAGGTGACCAAAAAAGTTGTGGGCACTTTACGAAGGCTAATGCGTATTTAACTTCTATAAATATGGAGACGATCGATTGGGTTTAG
- a CDS encoding M61 family metallopeptidase, whose protein sequence is MMALDSTLAVQYTVWPDDLHGHRFTVSLVIHHPNPQGQVVHMPAWIPGSYLIRDFSKHIESIAAFTLPRNQTEAKKKITLERLDNDRWRIPKGTGSCEIVTTVYAFDQSVRTAYLDQERGFFNPTSLCLAIEGQAHLPSSLAIAPPHDQAKPWQVQTTLRQVKTDASGFGFYMAKDYADLIDHPVALGQFETIEWQSFGTPHRMVIQGLTSEQSQLLDKKQLANDLQRICDATIRLFEPRKPKAPFKQYLFIVNAALDGYGGLEHRDSTALLCKRDQLPYGDHSTERPKKSYEEFLGLCSHEYFHAWLVKRIQAKAFQPYRLNERNHTRLLWLFEGFTSYYDDLQLVRSGCITMERYLELVANNWNGVLRNPGRTKQSVADSSFDAWTKYYQMDENTPNAVVSYYAKGSLIALGLDLQIRQYSNNRQSLDDVMRFLWKEHGKTAIGINQYALDLAISSTIGIGFSKIWQRFKRDYIDGTQDLPLQIWLPQIANVEVAQKQANFTESIKLALGMRYTDSSGWIKVTHVLDGGIAQQAGLAPNDLIGSINQQRITSTRMDQVLGSLVNSKKITFHYFRQDKEHQASTTLKLDCPAQYELKQSKK, encoded by the coding sequence ATGATGGCTTTGGATTCCACACTTGCAGTTCAGTACACCGTATGGCCTGATGATCTACATGGTCATCGCTTTACTGTTTCGCTCGTGATTCACCATCCAAATCCGCAAGGGCAAGTTGTGCATATGCCCGCATGGATTCCGGGTAGTTATTTAATTCGAGACTTTAGTAAGCATATTGAGTCCATCGCCGCGTTTACTCTTCCCAGAAATCAGACCGAAGCAAAGAAAAAAATTACCTTGGAGCGTCTCGATAATGATCGCTGGCGTATTCCCAAAGGAACTGGGTCTTGCGAGATTGTCACTACGGTATATGCCTTTGATCAATCGGTACGTACGGCTTATTTGGATCAAGAACGTGGCTTCTTTAATCCCACCAGTCTCTGTCTTGCCATCGAAGGTCAGGCCCATTTACCCTCTTCACTGGCTATTGCCCCACCACACGATCAGGCTAAGCCATGGCAAGTACAAACCACATTACGTCAGGTCAAAACCGATGCCAGCGGTTTTGGCTTTTATATGGCCAAAGATTATGCGGATTTGATTGATCATCCGGTCGCACTCGGACAGTTCGAGACGATTGAGTGGCAATCCTTTGGCACCCCTCACCGCATGGTCATTCAAGGACTAACGAGTGAGCAATCGCAACTGCTCGATAAAAAACAGCTTGCTAATGATCTCCAACGAATCTGTGATGCCACGATTCGCTTATTTGAGCCACGCAAACCCAAAGCCCCATTTAAGCAATATCTATTTATCGTCAATGCAGCTCTCGATGGCTATGGTGGACTCGAGCATCGCGATAGCACAGCGCTCCTGTGTAAACGCGATCAACTACCCTACGGTGATCACAGTACTGAAAGACCAAAAAAATCGTATGAAGAGTTTTTAGGACTTTGTAGTCATGAGTATTTCCATGCCTGGCTCGTCAAACGAATTCAGGCGAAGGCCTTTCAACCCTATCGCTTAAATGAACGCAATCACACCCGACTGTTGTGGCTCTTTGAAGGATTTACCAGTTACTACGACGATCTCCAACTAGTACGTAGTGGGTGCATCACCATGGAGCGCTACTTGGAGCTAGTGGCCAACAATTGGAATGGGGTGCTGCGCAATCCTGGCAGAACCAAGCAAAGCGTAGCGGATAGCTCCTTTGATGCTTGGACCAAGTACTACCAGATGGATGAGAACACCCCCAATGCGGTGGTGAGTTACTACGCCAAGGGGTCGCTCATTGCTTTAGGTCTCGACCTACAAATTCGGCAATACTCAAACAATCGGCAATCGCTAGATGATGTCATGCGCTTTTTATGGAAAGAGCATGGCAAAACTGCAATCGGGATCAATCAATATGCGCTAGACCTAGCCATCAGTTCAACGATTGGGATTGGGTTTAGCAAAATCTGGCAGCGCTTTAAGCGCGATTACATTGATGGCACACAGGATCTTCCTTTGCAGATTTGGTTACCCCAGATTGCTAATGTCGAGGTCGCTCAAAAACAAGCGAACTTTACTGAATCCATCAAACTAGCGCTTGGGATGCGCTATACCGATAGTAGCGGCTGGATCAAGGTAACGCATGTGCTTGATGGTGGCATTGCCCAACAAGCAGGGCTAGCCCCAAACGATCTGATTGGCAGCATCAATCAGCAACGAATCACCAGCACGAGAATGGATCAGGTACTTGGGAGTCTTGTGAACAGCAAGAAAATCACCTTCCATTACTTCCGACAAGATAAAGAGCATCAAGCTAGCACTACCTTAAAGCTCGACTGTCCAGCTCAATATGAGCTCAAACAATCTAAGAAATAG
- a CDS encoding DsbC family protein: MGKLIQHLGLAIVLVGFLGSVDAMSEKQVRAELQKRLGTSANVRNITPSPIPGLFEVQINQEIFYTDSNAKYLIQGEMIELASGTNLTAKRQEDVNRIKWSELPQANAIKIVRGNGSRQIAVFSDPNCGYCKRLERTLQQLDNVTIYNYLIPILSADSALKSKQIWCASDQQKAWNDWMLSNITPSGKSDCANPIDKNMAIAKTYGINGTPTIFFTDGSRFPGAVQLSDIEKKLASLK, from the coding sequence ATGGGTAAATTGATTCAGCATTTAGGTCTGGCGATCGTCTTGGTCGGCTTTTTGGGTTCGGTCGATGCCATGTCAGAAAAACAAGTTCGTGCCGAGTTACAAAAACGCTTAGGTACCTCAGCGAACGTTCGTAACATTACGCCATCGCCCATTCCAGGCTTATTTGAGGTTCAGATCAATCAAGAGATTTTCTATACCGATAGTAATGCCAAGTATTTGATTCAGGGGGAGATGATTGAGCTCGCATCGGGCACCAACTTAACCGCCAAGCGTCAAGAGGATGTCAACCGAATCAAATGGTCAGAGCTTCCCCAGGCTAACGCAATCAAAATCGTACGCGGTAATGGTAGCCGTCAAATTGCCGTGTTCTCGGATCCTAACTGTGGTTACTGCAAACGGCTAGAGCGAACTCTGCAACAACTGGATAACGTGACCATCTACAACTACCTAATTCCAATTCTCTCAGCGGACTCGGCGCTCAAATCAAAACAAATTTGGTGCGCTTCCGATCAACAAAAAGCCTGGAACGATTGGATGCTGAGCAACATCACCCCCAGCGGCAAATCGGATTGCGCCAATCCAATTGATAAGAATATGGCGATTGCCAAGACCTATGGAATCAATGGCACACCCACCATTTTCTTTACCGATGGCAGTCGCTTCCCAGGAGCCGTGCAGCTCTCCGATATCGAGAAAAAGCTCGCTTCTTTGAAATAA
- a CDS encoding FAD-dependent monooxygenase, with protein MRSQSTSNSAQHTNTQYDFAVVGGGIVGKASALAMAQLGYSVIQIAPDLRQAIALEPSFGQRIYALSPSTKHLLSELNVWDGLDQTRIQAVRDMRIYGDRGQKHDQLHFSAFEAGRPELAWIAESDLIEATLTQAMRFSKNLQSIEASVDEVRFEPNTSPILSLSNGQTIQAKLVIAADGANSPLRQSVGIEIDQHSYDQHAVVANFACSIAHRETAYQWFLPNGDILAMLPLPQQQVSMVWSTQNEHAKHLLQLDSQAWSNQFGQEVHDQLGELQLQSTPASFPLRRIKAHRLIGPDYDPKLILVGDSAHVMHPLAGQGLNVGLRDVASLLHIMRHKESYREVDDRILLRRYEREREGDTTSLLWLTDRLKKLFAAQSPIEKGLRNWGLGIVNRSHIMKRQLIERALGEQLHG; from the coding sequence ATGCGTTCCCAAAGCACCTCCAATTCTGCCCAGCACACCAATACCCAATACGACTTTGCGGTCGTTGGGGGCGGCATTGTGGGTAAGGCAAGCGCACTTGCCATGGCGCAACTAGGCTACTCGGTGATTCAAATTGCTCCCGATTTGCGTCAGGCGATTGCTCTTGAGCCTTCTTTCGGGCAACGAATCTATGCGCTCTCACCCAGCACCAAACATCTTTTATCCGAACTAAACGTTTGGGATGGCTTAGACCAGACTCGCATTCAAGCGGTGCGCGATATGCGAATCTATGGCGATCGTGGACAAAAGCATGATCAACTGCATTTCTCGGCCTTTGAGGCTGGTCGACCGGAACTTGCCTGGATTGCCGAATCTGATTTGATTGAAGCCACGCTAACCCAAGCAATGCGGTTCAGTAAGAATCTACAAAGCATCGAGGCCAGTGTTGACGAGGTTCGGTTTGAGCCCAATACATCACCCATACTTTCATTGAGCAATGGTCAAACCATCCAAGCCAAACTGGTGATCGCAGCCGATGGTGCGAACTCCCCTCTACGCCAGTCGGTTGGAATTGAAATCGATCAACACTCCTATGATCAGCATGCAGTAGTTGCCAATTTCGCCTGCTCGATTGCCCATCGTGAGACCGCCTATCAATGGTTCTTGCCCAATGGCGACATCTTAGCCATGCTGCCATTACCTCAGCAACAGGTTTCGATGGTGTGGTCAACACAAAATGAGCATGCCAAGCATTTACTGCAACTTGATAGCCAGGCATGGTCAAACCAATTTGGTCAAGAAGTTCATGATCAACTTGGTGAGCTGCAACTGCAATCTACGCCAGCAAGCTTTCCTCTGCGACGCATCAAGGCGCATCGCCTGATTGGCCCAGACTACGATCCTAAATTAATCTTGGTTGGTGATTCGGCACACGTCATGCACCCATTAGCTGGTCAGGGGCTCAATGTGGGCTTACGGGATGTGGCAAGCCTGCTTCATATCATGAGGCACAAAGAGTCTTATCGCGAAGTGGATGATCGCATATTGCTGCGTCGCTATGAGCGCGAGCGTGAAGGAGACACCACTTCACTTTTATGGCTAACTGATCGCTTAAAGAAACTGTTTGCAGCACAAAGCCCCATCGAAAAGGGATTGCGCAATTGGGGTTTAGGAATAGTTAATCGAAGTCACATCATGAAGCGCCAACTGATTGAGCGCGCACTAGGAGAACAGTTGCATGGGTAA
- the ychF gene encoding redox-regulated ATPase YchF, which translates to MSLKCGIVGLPNVGKSTLFNALTKAGIAAENYPFCTIEPNVGMVEVPDPRLAALAQIVSPERVVPATVEFVDIAGLVAGASKGEGLGNQFLANIRETDAITHVVRCFEDANVVHVSGKVDPIADIGVIDTELALADLGTVEKALQRYSKAAKSGNDKEAAALVAVLTKVQAQLDQALPVRAMSLSKEELVLLKPFCLITAKPAMYVANVKEDGFENNPHLEAVKQHAAKENAPVVAVCAAIEAEIADLEDADKVEFLADLGMSEPGLNRVIRAGYSLLGLQTYFTAGVKEVRAWTIHIGDTAPQAAGVIHTDFERGFIRAQTIAYDDYIQYKGEQGAKEAGKMRAEGKEYIVKDGDVLNFLFNV; encoded by the coding sequence ATGTCACTCAAATGCGGAATCGTTGGCCTACCGAATGTAGGCAAATCCACCCTGTTTAATGCCCTCACTAAGGCAGGTATTGCAGCCGAAAATTATCCGTTTTGCACGATTGAGCCTAATGTGGGCATGGTCGAGGTCCCGGATCCCCGTTTAGCTGCCTTAGCGCAGATTGTGAGCCCTGAGCGGGTTGTGCCCGCCACGGTTGAGTTTGTGGATATTGCTGGACTGGTGGCCGGTGCGTCCAAAGGCGAGGGTCTCGGTAATCAATTTTTGGCCAATATTCGGGAGACCGACGCGATTACCCACGTCGTGCGTTGCTTTGAAGATGCCAATGTGGTCCATGTCAGCGGCAAGGTCGACCCGATTGCGGATATTGGGGTGATTGATACTGAACTCGCTTTAGCCGATTTAGGTACGGTTGAGAAAGCCCTGCAGCGTTACTCGAAGGCTGCTAAATCGGGTAACGATAAAGAGGCGGCAGCCTTGGTTGCGGTACTCACCAAGGTTCAAGCACAGTTAGATCAAGCCTTGCCGGTGCGGGCTATGAGTCTCAGTAAGGAAGAGTTAGTTCTTCTTAAGCCGTTTTGCTTAATTACAGCAAAGCCGGCGATGTATGTGGCGAACGTAAAAGAAGATGGGTTTGAGAACAACCCCCATCTTGAGGCGGTCAAGCAGCATGCAGCCAAAGAGAATGCCCCAGTCGTTGCGGTATGCGCAGCCATTGAAGCGGAGATTGCCGATTTAGAGGATGCCGATAAGGTCGAGTTCTTAGCAGATCTGGGGATGAGTGAACCGGGGCTTAATCGCGTGATTCGGGCGGGCTATAGCTTATTGGGCTTGCAAACCTACTTCACCGCAGGGGTGAAAGAGGTGCGTGCTTGGACAATACATATTGGCGATACGGCGCCCCAGGCTGCTGGTGTGATTCATACGGATTTCGAGCGCGGCTTTATTCGAGCACAAACGATTGCATACGATGATTACATTCAATACAAAGGTGAGCAGGGTGCGAAGGAAGCAGGCAAGATGCGTGCCGAAGGTAAGGAATACATCGTCAAGGATGGCGATGTCTTGAACTTCTTATTTAACGTTTAA
- the trpC gene encoding indole-3-glycerol phosphate synthase TrpC → MSDILSRILETKRHEIVAAQRLISSEEILKEALSANSDPNRKVRGFAQALISSVSNHKPGIIAEIKKASPSKGVLREHFVPHDIVQSYAAHGATCLSVLTDRDYFMGSPQYLKEARAACSLPVIRKDFIIDPYQVYEARAMGADAILLIVAALELSQMQELEACAIENQLDVLVEVHDGMELEAALELQTPLLGINNRNLKTFEVSLQTTLDLLPAIPKDKLVITESGILNANDVKRMQAAGVNAFLIGEAFMRAEHPGKALAALFA, encoded by the coding sequence ATGAGCGATATTCTGAGTCGTATTCTGGAGACTAAGCGACATGAGATTGTGGCAGCACAACGCTTGATCTCTAGCGAAGAAATCTTAAAAGAGGCCTTGAGTGCCAATTCCGATCCAAATAGGAAGGTGCGTGGCTTTGCCCAAGCACTGATAAGCTCTGTCAGCAATCACAAACCGGGCATCATTGCTGAAATCAAGAAAGCGAGCCCCAGTAAAGGGGTGCTTCGTGAGCACTTTGTGCCACATGACATTGTCCAAAGTTATGCCGCGCATGGCGCGACCTGCTTATCGGTTCTCACCGATCGGGATTACTTCATGGGCTCGCCCCAGTATCTCAAAGAAGCCCGGGCTGCATGCTCCTTACCAGTGATTCGCAAGGACTTCATCATTGACCCCTATCAGGTCTATGAAGCGCGTGCTATGGGTGCTGATGCAATCCTGTTAATTGTCGCGGCACTTGAGTTATCGCAAATGCAAGAGCTCGAAGCATGTGCGATCGAGAACCAACTCGATGTATTGGTGGAAGTTCATGATGGAATGGAATTAGAGGCCGCCCTTGAACTTCAAACACCTCTGCTGGGCATCAATAACCGTAATCTCAAAACCTTTGAGGTGAGCTTACAAACCACCCTCGATCTATTACCAGCCATTCCCAAAGACAAACTCGTCATTACGGAGTCGGGGATTCTCAATGCTAACGATGTCAAGCGGATGCAAGCAGCTGGGGTCAATGCATTTTTAATTGGTGAAGCCTTTATGCGCGCTGAGCACCCTGGCAAGGCACTCGCAGCATTATTTGCTTGA